The nucleotide sequence ATCACAGGTTTTAGTTAAGTTTTTCGGCACGACTATACCGCATGAGATCGAGGGTAAGTACGAGGCTTCGCGTGTCATTCTCAAACCGGCGCGCAAAGGTACAGGTGTGATCGCCGGCGGCGCGGTGCGCTCTGTGCTGGAATTAGCCGGCATCAAAGACGTGGTGGCCAAATCTAAAGGCTCTTCTTCGCCGGTCAATGCGGCGCGCGCGACGATTTACGCTTTGAGCCAGCTGCTGGATCAAAAAACCACCGAAGATCTGCGCGGCGTGAAATTATCGACGTACAATGCCAGCGAACGCCTGATCTTCAGCGGCGACAAAACTTACAGCATTAATATTGCCGCTGACACAAATGTGCCCAAGGGAGAAACCGATGTTAAAGCTTAATCAATTGCGCCCGGATCGGGGCGCCAGAAGAAAAACCAAACGTCTGGGACGCGGCCATGCTTCGGGCGTGGGACAGCAGGCCGGCCGCGGTCATAAAGGCCAGGGTTCGCGCGCTGGCGGCGGTGTCTACACCGGCCACGAAGGCGGACAAAAGCCTCTGTATAAACGCACACCCAAACTGCGCGGTTTTCGCCCGCACAATAAATTAACGTACGGCATTGTCAATGTTGCGAGTTTGGCTTTGGGTGAAAAATCCGGCGTGGTCAATCTGGCCACTTTGATAGAAGCCGGCGTGGTGAAAAAAAATTCCGGCTTGCTGAAAGTTTTGGGCAACGGCGAATTAAAAACTGCCCTGACTGTGCAGGC is from Candidatus Margulisiibacteriota bacterium and encodes:
- the rplO gene encoding 50S ribosomal protein L15 — translated: MLKLNQLRPDRGARRKTKRLGRGHASGVGQQAGRGHKGQGSRAGGGVYTGHEGGQKPLYKRTPKLRGFRPHNKLTYGIVNVASLALGEKSGVVNLATLIEAGVVKKNSGLLKVLGNGELKTALTVQAHAFSASAKEKIQNAGGQAEILTAVPAKTKA